From the genome of Mesorhizobium japonicum MAFF 303099, one region includes:
- a CDS encoding ABC transporter permease, which translates to MDSFRSKLVPVTSILAGVVVLWYVFAVILNAPFQRDLDSRANQTPGAVEFIGKTLAQPKPTLPAPHQVAVNFFENTFLRPITSSRSLVYNAWVTLSSTLLGFAFGTALGIIIAVGIVHVATLDRSLMPWIIASQTIPILAVAPMIIVVLAAIGVTGLIPKAMISTYLSFFPVTVGMVKGLRSPEIMHLDLMHTYNASASQTFWKLRVPASVPFLFTSMKVAVAASLVGAIVGELPTGAVAGIGAKLLAGAYYSQSIDIWSALVAGSIVAALLVMVVGIAGRIVDRAMGGRPA; encoded by the coding sequence ATGGACTCCTTCCGTTCCAAGCTCGTCCCCGTAACCTCGATCCTCGCCGGCGTGGTCGTGCTCTGGTACGTCTTTGCCGTCATCCTCAACGCGCCGTTCCAGCGTGATCTCGACAGCCGGGCCAATCAAACGCCCGGCGCTGTCGAGTTCATCGGCAAGACGCTGGCGCAGCCGAAGCCGACGCTGCCGGCGCCGCATCAGGTGGCGGTGAACTTCTTCGAAAACACGTTCCTGCGGCCCATCACATCGAGCCGCAGCCTCGTCTACAACGCCTGGGTGACACTGTCGTCGACGCTGCTCGGCTTCGCCTTCGGCACGGCGCTCGGCATCATCATCGCCGTCGGCATCGTGCATGTGGCAACGCTCGACCGCAGCCTGATGCCGTGGATCATCGCCTCGCAGACCATTCCGATCCTGGCGGTGGCGCCGATGATCATCGTGGTGCTCGCGGCTATCGGCGTCACCGGGCTGATCCCGAAGGCGATGATCTCGACCTATCTGTCGTTCTTTCCGGTCACCGTCGGTATGGTGAAGGGGCTGCGCTCGCCCGAGATCATGCATCTCGACCTGATGCACACCTACAATGCCAGCGCCTCGCAGACCTTCTGGAAGCTGCGCGTGCCGGCCTCGGTGCCGTTCCTGTTCACCTCGATGAAGGTGGCGGTAGCGGCGAGCCTGGTCGGCGCCATCGTCGGCGAACTGCCGACAGGTGCTGTCGCCGGCATCGGCGCCAAGCTCCTCGCCGGCGCCTATTACAGCCAGTCCATCGACATCTGGTCGGCGCTGGTCGCCGGTTCGATCGTGGCGGCACTGCTGGTCATGGTGGTCGGCATTGCCGGGCGCATCGTCGACCGCGCCATGGGCGGGAGGCCGGCATGA
- a CDS encoding cystathionine gamma-synthase family protein, whose protein sequence is MTAPRPSKTHIGNHKLHPETLMLSYGFDPQLSEGAVKPPVFLTSTFVFKSAEEGRDFFDYTSGRKEPPSGTASGLVYSRFNHPNSEIVEDRLAIYEGTDACILFSSGMSAIATTLLAYARPGDVILHSQPLYGGTETLLTRTLSGFGIGAVGFADGVDEKAVRAAADAAVAKGRVSVILIETPSNPTNSLVDIALMRMIADEIGASQGSAPIIVCDNTLLGPVFQRPIEHGADVSVYSLTKYVGGHSDLIAGAAMGSKAVTKPIKALRGAIGTQLDPHSCWMLGRSLETLSIRMERANDNARLVAEFLRDHAKVEKVHYLPFLGEDTPAGRAYVRQCSGAGSTFSFDIKGGEKAAFAFLNALQIFKLAVSLGGTESLASHPAAMTHSGIPFDVRQRIGVLETTVRLSIGVEHPDDLIADLTQALAAV, encoded by the coding sequence ATGACCGCGCCACGCCCGTCGAAAACCCATATCGGCAACCATAAGCTCCATCCGGAGACGCTGATGCTGAGCTATGGCTTCGATCCGCAGCTTTCGGAAGGCGCGGTCAAGCCGCCGGTGTTCCTGACCTCGACCTTCGTGTTCAAATCGGCAGAAGAGGGGCGCGATTTCTTCGACTACACGTCCGGCCGCAAGGAACCGCCGAGCGGCACGGCGTCGGGTCTCGTCTATTCACGGTTCAACCATCCCAACAGCGAGATCGTCGAGGACCGGCTGGCGATCTATGAGGGCACGGATGCCTGCATCCTGTTTTCATCCGGCATGTCGGCGATCGCCACGACACTGCTCGCCTATGCCCGTCCGGGCGACGTCATACTGCATTCGCAACCGCTCTATGGCGGCACCGAGACGCTGCTGACACGCACGCTGTCGGGCTTCGGCATCGGCGCTGTCGGCTTCGCCGATGGTGTCGACGAGAAGGCGGTGCGCGCAGCCGCCGATGCCGCGGTGGCGAAGGGGCGCGTTTCGGTCATCCTGATCGAGACGCCGTCCAATCCGACCAACAGCCTGGTCGATATCGCGCTGATGCGGATGATCGCCGACGAGATTGGTGCGAGCCAAGGGTCAGCACCGATCATCGTCTGCGACAACACGCTGCTCGGCCCGGTGTTCCAGCGGCCGATCGAACATGGCGCCGATGTCTCCGTCTATTCGCTGACCAAATATGTCGGCGGCCACTCCGACCTGATCGCGGGCGCGGCCATGGGCAGCAAGGCGGTCACCAAGCCGATCAAAGCGCTGCGCGGCGCGATCGGCACGCAGCTCGACCCGCATTCCTGCTGGATGCTCGGCCGTTCGCTGGAGACGCTGTCAATCCGCATGGAGCGGGCCAACGACAATGCGCGCCTGGTCGCGGAATTCCTGCGCGATCATGCCAAGGTCGAGAAGGTGCACTATCTGCCGTTCCTGGGCGAGGATACGCCGGCGGGGCGCGCCTATGTGAGGCAATGCAGCGGCGCCGGCTCGACCTTCTCCTTCGACATCAAAGGCGGAGAGAAGGCGGCTTTCGCGTTTCTCAACGCCCTGCAGATCTTCAAGCTGGCGGTAAGTCTCGGCGGCACCGAGTCGCTCGCCAGCCATCCGGCGGCCATGACCCATTCCGGCATTCCCTTCGACGTGCGCCAGCGCATCGGCGTCCTGGAGACCACGGTCAGGCTGTCGATCGGTGTCGAGCATCCGGACGATCTGATCGCCGACCTGACGCAGGCGCTGGCGGCGGTCTGA
- a CDS encoding ABC transporter permease — translation MNWLKPSWQAVLAIVLCVIAIALGAMSKPEAAALADPTVSINYPYLGTKGLMFGLAIVAALISMIRIPLLAEAVVLFVGAHLVAWLLISGIAGFEGTALAPYFLLLAAAWLLGWRCVAVLSGLRPMAGSARNALRLIIPAIFGAWILIIWEAVTRGAGIPFILLPPPSAIGARIAGSLPVLGADVRQTIFKAVIFGYVVGSGAGFITAILADRVPFLRRGLLPIGNMVSALPIIGVAPIMVMWFGFDWQSKAAVVIIMTFFPMLVNTVAGLAASGHMERDLMRTYASGYWPTLIKLRLPAAAPFIFNALKINSTLALIGAIVAEFFGTPVVGMGFRISTEVGRMNIDMVWAEIAVAALAGSVFYGVVALVERAVTFWHPSVRGG, via the coding sequence ATGAACTGGCTGAAACCCTCCTGGCAAGCGGTGCTTGCGATCGTGTTGTGCGTGATCGCTATCGCGCTCGGCGCGATGTCGAAGCCGGAAGCGGCAGCGCTTGCGGACCCGACCGTCAGCATCAACTATCCCTATCTCGGAACCAAGGGCTTGATGTTCGGCCTGGCGATCGTGGCGGCGCTGATCTCGATGATCAGGATTCCGTTGCTTGCAGAGGCCGTCGTGCTGTTCGTCGGCGCTCATCTCGTTGCCTGGCTGCTGATCTCGGGCATTGCGGGGTTCGAAGGCACGGCCTTGGCGCCGTACTTCCTGCTGCTCGCGGCCGCCTGGCTGCTTGGCTGGCGCTGCGTTGCGGTGCTGTCAGGGCTTCGCCCGATGGCGGGCTCGGCCCGCAACGCCCTGCGCCTGATCATCCCGGCCATCTTCGGCGCCTGGATCCTGATCATCTGGGAAGCGGTGACGCGTGGCGCCGGCATCCCCTTCATCCTGTTGCCGCCGCCAAGCGCCATCGGAGCGCGCATCGCCGGTTCGTTGCCAGTGCTTGGCGCCGATGTCCGGCAGACCATCTTCAAGGCGGTGATCTTCGGCTATGTCGTCGGCAGCGGTGCGGGCTTCATCACCGCGATCCTCGCCGACCGCGTGCCGTTCCTGCGGCGCGGGCTCTTGCCGATCGGCAACATGGTCTCGGCACTGCCGATCATCGGCGTGGCGCCCATCATGGTCATGTGGTTCGGCTTCGACTGGCAGTCCAAGGCGGCGGTCGTCATCATCATGACCTTCTTCCCGATGCTGGTGAACACGGTCGCCGGGCTCGCCGCTTCAGGCCATATGGAGCGCGACCTGATGCGAACCTATGCGTCGGGCTACTGGCCGACGCTGATCAAGCTCAGGCTGCCGGCAGCCGCCCCCTTCATCTTCAACGCGCTGAAGATCAACTCGACGCTGGCGCTGATCGGCGCCATCGTCGCCGAGTTCTTCGGCACGCCCGTCGTCGGCATGGGCTTCCGCATCTCGACCGAAGTCGGGCGGATGAACATCGACATGGTCTGGGCCGAAATCGCAGTTGCAGCACTTGCGGGTTCGGTCTTTTATGGCGTGGTCGCTCTTGTCGAAAGAGCCGTCACGTTTTGGCATCCCTCTGTCCGTGGTGGATAG
- a CDS encoding Zn-dependent hydrolase, translated as MAAPGENLRINSDRLWDSIMEMAKIGPGIAGGNNRQTVTDEDGEGRHLFKRWCDAAGLEMGVDEMGTMFARREGTDPSLPPVYVGSHLDTQPTGGKYDGVLGVLGGLEIVRSLNDLGIKTKHPIVVTNWTNEEGARFAPAMMASGVFAGVLDQADVYEHTDKNGKKFGEELEHIGWKGTEKVGARQIHAFFELHIEQGPILEDEDIDIGVVTHGQGLKWLQVTLTGKEAHTGSTPMPKRRNAGLGMARVIELVHEIAMDYQPDAVGAVGHMEAYPNSRNIIAGRTVFTIDIRSPEKEVLDAMDARVREGIDTICEALDIQYKVEQVGHFDPVTFDAGCVKAIRDAADRLGYTHRNIVSGAGHDACWINRVAPTAMVMCPCVDGLSHNEAEEITKEWASAGADVLFHAVVETAVIVE; from the coding sequence ATGGCCGCACCCGGCGAGAATCTGCGAATCAATTCAGACCGTTTGTGGGATTCGATAATGGAAATGGCGAAGATCGGCCCCGGCATTGCCGGCGGCAACAATCGCCAGACCGTGACCGACGAGGACGGCGAGGGCCGGCATCTGTTCAAGCGCTGGTGCGATGCCGCCGGGCTCGAAATGGGCGTCGACGAGATGGGCACGATGTTTGCCCGCCGTGAAGGTACCGACCCCAGCCTGCCGCCGGTCTATGTCGGCAGCCATCTCGACACCCAGCCGACCGGCGGCAAATATGATGGCGTGCTTGGCGTTCTCGGCGGGCTGGAGATCGTGCGCTCGCTCAACGATCTCGGCATCAAGACGAAACATCCGATCGTCGTCACCAACTGGACCAACGAGGAAGGCGCGCGCTTCGCGCCGGCGATGATGGCGTCGGGGGTGTTCGCCGGCGTGCTCGACCAGGCCGACGTCTACGAGCACACGGACAAGAACGGCAAGAAATTCGGCGAGGAGCTGGAGCACATCGGCTGGAAGGGCACCGAGAAGGTCGGCGCGCGCCAAATCCACGCCTTCTTCGAACTGCATATCGAGCAGGGTCCAATCCTCGAGGACGAGGACATCGACATCGGCGTCGTCACCCATGGCCAGGGCCTGAAATGGCTGCAGGTGACGCTGACCGGCAAGGAAGCCCATACCGGCTCGACGCCGATGCCCAAGCGCCGCAATGCCGGGCTCGGCATGGCCCGCGTGATAGAACTGGTGCACGAGATCGCTATGGACTACCAGCCGGATGCCGTCGGCGCGGTCGGGCACATGGAAGCCTATCCCAATTCGCGCAACATCATCGCCGGCCGCACCGTCTTCACCATCGACATCCGCTCGCCCGAGAAGGAAGTGCTCGACGCCATGGATGCGCGCGTCCGCGAAGGCATCGACACGATCTGCGAGGCGCTCGACATCCAGTACAAGGTCGAGCAGGTCGGCCATTTCGATCCGGTCACCTTCGATGCCGGCTGCGTGAAGGCGATCCGCGATGCCGCGGACCGCCTCGGCTATACGCACCGCAACATCGTCTCGGGTGCGGGCCACGACGCCTGCTGGATCAACCGCGTCGCGCCGACCGCCATGGTGATGTGCCCGTGCGTCGACGGGTTGTCGCACAACGAGGCCGAGGAGATCACCAAGGAATGGGCTTCGGCCGGCGCCGACGTGCTGTTCCACGCGGTTGTGGAGACCGCCGTCATCGTAGAGTGA
- a CDS encoding Lrp/AsnC family transcriptional regulator, whose protein sequence is MQQKIADDFDLRILRELRDDARITNNELAERIGLSPSPCLRRVRRLEETGVIRGYTTLVDPAAFGWSMVAIATIRLSRQNEDEIVMFEEAIRGWDEVLECHLVTGSRDYVLKVVTGNLEQYERFIKEKIARLKCVASIETSFVMNTIKERRL, encoded by the coding sequence GTGCAGCAGAAGATAGCCGACGATTTCGACCTGAGGATTCTGCGCGAATTGCGTGATGACGCCCGCATCACCAACAACGAGCTCGCCGAGCGCATCGGCCTGTCGCCGTCGCCTTGTCTCAGGCGCGTGCGGCGGCTGGAGGAGACGGGCGTCATCAGGGGTTACACCACGCTGGTCGATCCCGCCGCCTTCGGCTGGAGCATGGTCGCCATCGCCACCATCCGGCTCAGCCGGCAGAACGAGGACGAGATCGTCATGTTCGAGGAGGCGATCCGCGGCTGGGACGAGGTGCTGGAATGCCATCTCGTCACCGGTTCGCGCGATTATGTGCTGAAGGTGGTGACTGGCAACCTCGAACAATACGAGCGCTTCATCAAGGAAAAGATCGCGCGGCTGAAATGCGTCGCCTCGATCGAGACCAGCTTCGTCATGAACACCATAAAGGAACGGCGCCTCTGA
- a CDS encoding cupin domain-containing protein — protein sequence MSPKPTCHLIRPESTYEGKQGLTYFAGIATESVGSSGICMHVLTMPPGARAKAHLHENHETAIYVLSGEVHTWYGDRLEHHIVVKAGDLFYIPAGVPHLPANLSSAPSSAVIARTDPNEQESVVLLPELDALVA from the coding sequence ATGTCGCCCAAACCCACTTGTCATCTTATCCGCCCTGAAAGCACTTATGAAGGCAAGCAGGGATTGACCTATTTCGCCGGCATCGCCACGGAGTCGGTCGGCTCCTCCGGCATCTGCATGCACGTGCTCACCATGCCGCCTGGCGCCCGCGCCAAAGCGCATCTGCACGAGAACCATGAAACGGCGATCTACGTGCTCTCCGGCGAGGTCCATACCTGGTATGGCGACCGGCTCGAACACCACATCGTCGTCAAGGCCGGCGACCTCTTCTACATTCCGGCCGGCGTGCCGCACCTGCCGGCCAATCTGAGCAGCGCCCCGTCCTCGGCCGTCATTGCCCGGACCGATCCCAACGAACAGGAGAGTGTCGTCCTGCTGCCGGAACTGGATGCGCTGGTCGCCTGA
- a CDS encoding ABC transporter ATP-binding protein: MTGISPAVVAASKLGLTFQTNDGPVQALSNVDLTIGKGEFVSFIGPSGCGKTTLLRVIADLEKPTSGTISVNGMTPEQAREKRAYGYVFQAAALFPWRTIERNVGLPLEIMGLSKAEQAERIKRTLDLVNLSGFEKKYPWQLSGGMQQRASIARALAFDADLLLMDEPFGALDEIVRDHLNEQLLQLWARTNKTICFVTHSIPEAVYLSTRIVVMSPRPGRVSDIIESTLPKERPLDIRETPEFLAIAARVRDGLRAGHSYDD; the protein is encoded by the coding sequence ATGACAGGGATTTCGCCAGCCGTCGTCGCGGCAAGCAAACTTGGCCTCACCTTCCAGACCAATGACGGCCCCGTCCAGGCGCTGTCCAATGTCGACCTGACCATCGGCAAGGGGGAATTCGTCTCCTTCATCGGACCGTCGGGCTGCGGCAAGACCACGCTGCTGCGCGTCATCGCCGATCTGGAGAAGCCGACATCGGGCACGATCTCGGTCAACGGCATGACGCCCGAACAGGCGCGCGAGAAGCGCGCCTATGGCTATGTCTTCCAGGCCGCCGCGCTGTTTCCGTGGCGCACCATCGAACGCAATGTCGGGCTGCCGCTGGAGATCATGGGGCTGTCGAAGGCGGAGCAGGCGGAACGCATCAAGCGCACGCTCGATCTCGTCAACCTGTCGGGCTTCGAGAAGAAATACCCCTGGCAGTTGTCCGGCGGCATGCAGCAGCGCGCCTCGATCGCCCGAGCGCTGGCCTTCGACGCCGACCTGCTTTTAATGGACGAGCCGTTCGGCGCGCTGGACGAGATCGTTCGCGACCACCTCAACGAGCAATTGCTGCAGCTGTGGGCGCGCACCAACAAGACGATCTGCTTCGTCACCCACTCGATTCCGGAAGCCGTGTATCTGTCGACGCGCATCGTCGTCATGTCGCCGCGCCCTGGCCGCGTCAGCGACATCATCGAATCGACGCTGCCGAAGGAGCGGCCGCTCGACATCCGCGAGACGCCCGAGTTCCTGGCGATCGCCGCGCGCGTGCGCGATGGGCTGCGGGCAGGGCACAGCTATGATGATTGA
- a CDS encoding aspartate aminotransferase family protein — MSNRLKVTPNDLSAFWMPFTANRQFKQAPRMFVSAKDMHYTTSDGRKVLDGTAGLWCVNAGHCRPKITEAIQHQAAELDYAPAFQMGHPIVFELANRLVDIAPKGMDHVFFTNSGSESVETALKMAIAYHRMKGEGARTRLIGRERGYHGVNFGGISVGGIVSNRKMFGTLLGGVDHMPHTHLPEKNAFSKGVPEYGAELANELERIVALHDASTIAAVIVEPVAGSTGVILPPKGYLQKLREICTKHGILLIFDEVITGFGRLGAPFAADYFGVVPDIMTTAKGVSNGVIPMGAVFVKKEIHDAFMTGPEHMIEFFHGYTYSGNPIACAAALGTLDTYKEEGLLTRGEELAPYWEDALHSLKGEPHVIDIRNIGLIGAIELAPIAGSPTKRAFSAFVKAFERGALIRTTGDIIALSPPLIITKGQINELIDHVREVLRSID, encoded by the coding sequence ATGTCCAACCGGCTGAAAGTCACGCCGAACGATCTCAGCGCATTCTGGATGCCGTTCACGGCAAACCGGCAGTTCAAACAGGCGCCGCGTATGTTCGTGTCCGCCAAGGACATGCATTACACCACCAGCGATGGCCGCAAGGTGCTGGACGGCACCGCCGGTCTGTGGTGCGTCAACGCCGGCCACTGCCGGCCGAAGATCACCGAGGCGATCCAGCACCAGGCCGCCGAACTCGATTACGCGCCGGCCTTCCAGATGGGTCACCCGATCGTGTTCGAGCTGGCCAACCGCCTGGTCGACATCGCACCCAAGGGCATGGACCATGTCTTCTTCACCAATTCCGGTTCGGAATCGGTCGAGACGGCGCTGAAAATGGCGATCGCCTATCACCGCATGAAGGGCGAGGGCGCGCGCACCCGCCTGATCGGCCGCGAGCGCGGCTATCACGGCGTCAACTTCGGCGGCATCTCGGTCGGCGGCATCGTCTCCAACCGCAAGATGTTCGGCACGCTGCTCGGCGGCGTCGACCACATGCCGCACACGCATCTGCCGGAAAAGAACGCTTTCTCGAAGGGCGTGCCGGAATATGGCGCGGAGCTCGCCAACGAACTGGAGCGCATCGTCGCCCTGCATGACGCCTCGACCATCGCCGCCGTCATTGTCGAGCCGGTCGCCGGCTCCACCGGTGTCATCCTGCCGCCCAAGGGCTATCTGCAGAAGCTGCGCGAAATCTGCACCAAGCACGGCATCCTTTTGATATTCGACGAGGTCATCACCGGTTTCGGCCGTCTCGGCGCGCCGTTCGCGGCCGACTATTTCGGTGTGGTTCCCGATATCATGACCACCGCCAAGGGCGTCTCCAACGGCGTCATCCCGATGGGCGCGGTGTTCGTGAAGAAGGAAATCCACGACGCCTTCATGACCGGCCCCGAGCACATGATCGAGTTCTTCCACGGCTACACCTATTCGGGCAATCCGATCGCCTGCGCCGCGGCCTTGGGCACGCTCGACACCTACAAGGAAGAGGGCCTGCTCACCCGTGGCGAGGAACTGGCGCCCTATTGGGAGGACGCGTTGCATTCGCTGAAGGGCGAGCCGCATGTCATCGACATCAGGAACATCGGCCTGATCGGCGCGATCGAACTGGCGCCGATCGCCGGCAGCCCGACCAAGCGGGCCTTCTCGGCCTTCGTCAAGGCGTTCGAGCGCGGCGCGCTGATCCGCACCACCGGCGACATCATCGCGCTGTCGCCGCCGCTGATCATCACCAAGGGCCAGATCAACGAACTGATCGACCATGTGCGTGAAGTGCTGCGGTCGATCGACTAG
- the hydA gene encoding dihydropyrimidinase gives MTKVIKNGTIVTADRTWKADVLVKHGKIVAIGSDLHGDHEFDATGCYVMPGGIDPHTHLEMPFMGTYSADDFESGTRAALAGGTTMVVDFCLPAPQQSLLEALQMWDNKTSKAACDYSFHMAITWWGKQVFDEMATVVDKGITSFKHFMAYKGALMVDDDEMYASFQRCADLGALPLVHAENGDVVAALSQKLLAAGNNGPEGHAYSRPPEVEGEATNRAIMIADMAGVPLYVVHVSCEQAHEAIRRARQKGMRVFGEPLVQHLTLDETEYFNKDWDHAARRVMSPPFRNKLHQDSLWAGLQAGSLQVVATDHCAFTTKQKRFGVGDFTKIPNGTGGLEDRLPVLWTKGVNTGRLTMNEFVAVTSTNIAKILNMYPKKGAIVEGADADIIVWDPKRKKTITSKKQQSVIDYNVFEGVEVTGLPRFVFSRGELSIEEAEVKTKPGHGQFVGREPNAAVNRALSTWKEITAPRKVERTGIPATGV, from the coding sequence ATGACCAAAGTCATCAAGAACGGCACCATCGTCACCGCCGACCGAACGTGGAAGGCGGATGTGCTGGTCAAGCACGGCAAGATCGTTGCCATCGGTTCGGATCTGCATGGCGACCACGAGTTCGATGCCACCGGCTGTTATGTCATGCCGGGTGGCATCGACCCGCACACCCATCTCGAAATGCCATTCATGGGCACCTATTCGGCCGATGATTTCGAATCCGGCACGCGGGCCGCCCTTGCCGGCGGCACCACGATGGTGGTCGATTTCTGCCTGCCGGCGCCGCAGCAATCGCTGTTAGAGGCCCTGCAGATGTGGGACAACAAGACGTCCAAGGCTGCCTGCGACTATTCCTTCCACATGGCCATCACCTGGTGGGGCAAGCAGGTGTTCGACGAGATGGCGACCGTCGTCGACAAGGGCATCACCTCGTTCAAGCACTTCATGGCCTACAAAGGCGCGCTGATGGTGGACGACGACGAGATGTATGCGTCGTTCCAGCGCTGCGCCGACCTTGGCGCGCTGCCGCTGGTGCATGCCGAGAATGGCGACGTGGTCGCGGCCCTGTCGCAGAAACTGCTCGCCGCCGGCAACAACGGTCCCGAGGGCCATGCCTATTCGCGGCCGCCGGAAGTGGAAGGCGAGGCGACAAATCGGGCCATCATGATCGCCGACATGGCCGGCGTGCCGCTCTATGTCGTGCATGTCTCCTGCGAGCAGGCGCACGAGGCGATCCGCCGGGCACGCCAGAAAGGCATGCGCGTGTTCGGCGAACCGCTGGTCCAGCATCTGACGCTCGACGAGACGGAGTATTTCAACAAGGATTGGGACCATGCGGCGCGCCGCGTGATGAGCCCGCCCTTCCGCAACAAATTGCATCAGGATTCGCTGTGGGCCGGCCTGCAGGCCGGGTCGCTGCAGGTGGTGGCGACCGACCATTGCGCCTTCACCACCAAGCAGAAGCGCTTCGGCGTCGGCGATTTCACCAAGATCCCCAACGGCACAGGCGGCCTCGAGGACCGTCTGCCGGTGCTGTGGACCAAGGGCGTCAACACCGGGCGGCTGACGATGAATGAGTTCGTCGCGGTGACCTCGACCAACATCGCCAAGATCCTCAACATGTATCCGAAGAAGGGCGCCATCGTCGAAGGCGCCGACGCCGACATCATCGTCTGGGATCCGAAGCGCAAGAAAACCATCACCTCGAAGAAGCAGCAGTCGGTCATCGACTACAACGTCTTCGAAGGCGTCGAGGTGACCGGCCTGCCGCGCTTCGTCTTCTCCCGCGGCGAATTGTCGATCGAGGAGGCCGAGGTGAAGACAAAGCCCGGCCACGGCCAGTTCGTCGGCCGCGAGCCGAACGCCGCGGTCAACCGGGCGCTGTCGACGTGGAAGGAGATCACCGCGCCACGCAAGGTGGAACGCACCGGCATCCCGGCGACGGGGGTTTAA
- a CDS encoding CHRD domain-containing protein codes for MRTYSFLPVLSALAVSTAFLLASPAMAEVVKYKATLDGGQQNPPVTTKGKGTATLTFDTTKKKLSWDVKYSGLSGPATAAHIHGPAAMGANAAPVIPFKGKLKSPIKGSATLTDAQAADLAAGNYYVNVHTAANKDGEIRGQIEAAK; via the coding sequence ATGCGCACATATTCTTTCCTGCCGGTGCTTTCGGCCCTGGCCGTATCGACCGCCTTTCTGCTCGCTTCGCCAGCAATGGCCGAGGTGGTGAAGTACAAGGCAACGCTCGATGGCGGCCAGCAGAACCCGCCCGTCACCACCAAGGGCAAAGGCACCGCCACGCTCACCTTCGACACCACCAAGAAAAAGCTCAGCTGGGACGTCAAATATTCCGGCCTCAGCGGACCGGCGACGGCAGCGCATATTCACGGCCCGGCGGCGATGGGTGCGAATGCCGCTCCCGTCATCCCGTTCAAAGGCAAGCTCAAGAGCCCGATCAAGGGCTCGGCAACGCTGACGGACGCGCAGGCCGCCGACCTGGCCGCCGGCAACTATTATGTCAATGTTCACACCGCCGCCAACAAGGATGGCGAGATCCGCGGCCAGATCGAGGCGGCGAAATAG
- a CDS encoding ABC transporter substrate-binding protein, translating into MKKLIIPVLAGAMSLAAFQAMAADKVTLQLKWVTQAQFAGYYVAKAKGFYEAEGLDVDIKPGGPDIAPEQVIAGGGADVIVDWMGGALAAREKGVPLVNIAQPFKKAGMELVCPKDGPIKTEADFKGHTLGVWFFGNEYPFYAWMNKLGLKTDGGKDGVTVLKQSFDVQPLIQKQADCISVMTYNEYWQLIDAGYKPEQLTVFNYSAMGNDLLEDGLYASEDKLKDPAFADKMVRFVRASMKGWKYAVDNNDEAAGIVMDGGGQDENHQKRMMSEVAKLIDNADGKLDPATYERTAKALLDQKIITKEPKGAYTTAITDKAIK; encoded by the coding sequence ATGAAAAAACTGATTATTCCCGTTCTGGCCGGCGCGATGTCGCTGGCCGCTTTCCAGGCAATGGCCGCCGACAAGGTGACGTTGCAGCTGAAATGGGTCACGCAGGCCCAGTTTGCCGGCTACTATGTCGCCAAGGCCAAGGGTTTCTATGAAGCAGAAGGCCTCGACGTCGACATCAAGCCTGGCGGCCCCGACATCGCGCCCGAGCAGGTGATCGCCGGCGGCGGCGCCGATGTCATCGTCGACTGGATGGGCGGCGCGCTCGCCGCGCGCGAAAAGGGCGTGCCGCTGGTCAACATCGCCCAGCCGTTCAAGAAGGCCGGCATGGAACTGGTCTGCCCGAAGGACGGCCCGATCAAGACAGAAGCCGACTTCAAGGGCCACACGCTCGGCGTCTGGTTCTTCGGCAACGAATATCCGTTCTACGCCTGGATGAACAAGCTTGGCCTGAAGACCGATGGCGGCAAGGACGGCGTCACCGTGCTCAAGCAGAGTTTTGACGTGCAGCCGCTGATCCAGAAGCAGGCCGATTGCATCTCGGTCATGACATACAACGAGTACTGGCAGCTGATCGACGCCGGCTACAAGCCGGAACAGCTCACCGTGTTCAACTACTCGGCGATGGGCAACGACCTGCTCGAGGACGGGCTCTATGCGTCCGAAGACAAGCTCAAGGATCCGGCCTTTGCCGACAAGATGGTGCGTTTCGTGCGCGCCTCGATGAAGGGCTGGAAATACGCCGTCGACAACAATGACGAAGCGGCAGGCATCGTCATGGATGGCGGCGGCCAGGACGAGAACCACCAGAAGCGCATGATGAGCGAAGTCGCCAAGCTGATCGACAATGCCGACGGCAAACTCGACCCGGCGACCTATGAGCGCACCGCCAAGGCGCTGCTCGACCAGAAGATCATCACCAAGGAGCCGAAAGGCGCCTACACCACCGCGATCACCGACAAGGCGATTAAGTAA